The genomic DNA AAGTCCATGCTCGCACAGGCTGTGATGCCTGTAGTGTTCGTGCTTAGCGAAAAAATAAGCTAAGGTACTCTTTTAGAGTAACGGCAGGAAAACAAGCTAAGGTTTCGGCTATGCTTCAGTATCCTTGAAAGTGCCACAGTGACGAAGCGAATGAGGAAACTTGTTCGGTGGAACGCGGTAAACCCCTCGAGCGAGCAACCCAAACAACGGTAGGGGCGCTTTTTGTCGGGGAATCAGAACGAGACAAAAGGGCAGTTGATCTGCAGATAGATGGTTACCGCTTTGTTTTTTCTCCCTGGAAAAACAAAGTACAGAACATGGCTTATAGAAAACCACATCTTCAGGGAATAAATCGATAGGCGAATAACAGCCTAAAAAATCAGTACTAAGAATAGCTTTTTTTCTACGTCAGGCCTTTTCACATTGAAAAGATCGGATGTAGGGAATTTAGAAGAGGGTGTGACGGAAGCGCACAGCTCCAAGAATTAAGCAGCAACATACGAAAATAGCTTATCGTATTTTTGGGTGTTGTTGCTTATTTTCTAAGGGCTGCTTCTGCCACACCATTTGTTTGATTATAGAGGACGAAGGTCATCATGCCTCTTTTTTGATTGATAAGGAGAATACAATGGATAAAAATAGAGAATTCAATTTAATAGCGACAGCGGCAAGCGGGCTAGAAGCATTAGTAGGAAAAGAACTTAGAGATCTTGGCATCGAGTGCCAAGTCGAAAATGGTCGTGCGCGTTTCAAAGGAACGATGGAAACGATTGCTACAACAAATCTATGGTTACGTACAGCAGATCGCATCAAGATCGTCGTGGGTGAGTTTGATGCCCGTACGTTTGATGAGTTATTTGAGCAAGTCAAAGCGTTACCATGGGAAGACTACCTTCCGTTAGACGCCTCTTTCCCTGTTGCAGGAAAATCGATCAAATCGACGCTTTATAGTACACCAGACTGTCAAGCCATCACTAAGAAAGCAATTGTTGAAAGACTACGTACGTATTATCATCGTCCGTCTACTGTGCCGTTGACAGAAACCGGCGCACATTTCCAACTAGAAGTTGCTTTACTGAAAGATCATGTGTTAGTGACCCTTGATACGACTGGTCCAAGTTTATTCAAACGCGGTTATCGTTTAGAAAAAGGTGGTGCCCCATTAAAAGAAAATATGGCAGCAGCTTTAGTGATGTTGACGAACTGGCGAAAAGATCGTCCGTTTTATGATCCAGTTTGTGGTTCAGGAACACTGTGTATCGAAGCTGCACTGATCGGTCATAATATCGCCCCTGGTTTCAATCGTGAATTTGTGTGTGAGACGTGGGATTGGTTCGATCCGGCTATCATGGAAAAAGTTCGTGCAGCAGCAGAAGAACAGGCAGATTATGATATCGAATTAGATATCACTGGGTCTGATATCAATGGTCAATTGATCGGTATCGCCAGAGCCAATGCGGAAGAGATCGGTTTAGGCGATTCCATCACCTTCCAACAACGGGCAGTGAAGGACTTCAAAACGGAAAAAGAATACGGCGTGATCGTTGCTAATCCCCCTTATGGTGAACGCTTAGGCGAAGAAGAATCCGTTCGTCGTCTCTACAAAGAAATGGGTGAGGTTTTCCGACCATTGAAAACGTGGAGTAAGTACATCTTGACA from Enterococcus mundtii includes the following:
- a CDS encoding THUMP domain-containing class I SAM-dependent RNA methyltransferase: MDKNREFNLIATAASGLEALVGKELRDLGIECQVENGRARFKGTMETIATTNLWLRTADRIKIVVGEFDARTFDELFEQVKALPWEDYLPLDASFPVAGKSIKSTLYSTPDCQAITKKAIVERLRTYYHRPSTVPLTETGAHFQLEVALLKDHVLVTLDTTGPSLFKRGYRLEKGGAPLKENMAAALVMLTNWRKDRPFYDPVCGSGTLCIEAALIGHNIAPGFNREFVCETWDWFDPAIMEKVRAAAEEQADYDIELDITGSDINGQLIGIARANAEEIGLGDSITFQQRAVKDFKTEKEYGVIVANPPYGERLGEEESVRRLYKEMGEVFRPLKTWSKYILTSDLAFEEFYGQKATKKRKLYNGALRTDLFQYWGTRPPRKERTENE